A single genomic interval of Coturnix japonica isolate 7356 chromosome 14, Coturnix japonica 2.1, whole genome shotgun sequence harbors:
- the PERCC1 gene encoding protein PERCC1: protein MHGRAAAPRVSPGPGVSLCTNMAAGVIRPLAELRLPSPFPHGLLLPAHPEPDFPDLSEEDDEEEEEEDEEEAAEESTACSGPEPVGPSTAETTLRLLRFSELISCDIQRYFGQRGREEAAGGHNVPEDCSSPHSSPHNASMGHTARGGRAQPEVALSGHGAAHRLGPLAELFEYGVHRCLAPRVASGKTQRLERKYGHITPMHRRKLPPSFWREPGPGPGSLLHTGTPDFSDLLAHWTVEPGPELPGSGRELPPVPGHTGLETEPYSGL, encoded by the exons ATGCATGGCCGGGCAGCAGCACCGAG GGTGAGCCCAGGCCCCGGGGTGTCCCTTTGTACCAACATGGCTGCTGGCGTCATCCGGCCGCTGGCTGAGCTGCGGTTGCCCTCACCCTTCCCTCACGGCCTTCTCCTGCCTGCACACCCCGAGCCCGACTTCCCCGACCTCTCTGAGGAGGATGAcgaagaagaggaggaagaggatgaagaggaggcagcagaggagagcactgcctgcagcGGACCAGAGCCGGTTGGCCCCAGTACTGCAGAGACCACACTGCGGCTCCTGCGCTTCTCAGAGCTCATCAGCTGCGACATCCAGCGGTACTTCgggcagcggggccgggaggAGGCTGCTGGGGGCCATAACGTGCCTGAGGACTGCAGCTCGCCCCATAGCTCACCCCACAACGCCAGCATGGGGCACACAGCACGGGGTGGCCGGGCGCAGCCGGAGGTGGCACTCAGTGGCCATGGGGCTGCACACAGGTTGGGGCCGCTGGCTGAGCTCTTTGAGTATGGTGTGCATCGCTGCCTGGCGCCGCGGGTGGCCAGCGGGAAGACACAGCGGCTGGAGAGGAAATATGGCCACATCACCCCCATGCACAGGAGGAAACTGCCACCCTCCTTTTGGAGGGAGCCGGGTCCGGGCCCTGGCAGCCTCCTGCACACCGGCACCCCTGATTTCAGTGACCTGCTGGCCCACTGGACGGTGGAGCCAGGGCCAGAGCTGCCAGGCAGTGGGAGAGAGCTGCCACCTGTGCCGGGCCATACAGGGCTGGAGACTGAGCCCTACAGTGGGTTGTGA